One part of the Tenacibaculum sp. 190130A14a genome encodes these proteins:
- a CDS encoding bifunctional helix-turn-helix transcriptional regulator/GNAT family N-acetyltransferase yields MDALQGIGEIGMGSRLKRVSEYMMRETQIVYDTFQIDFDPYLFPTFKIIKNKDGVTNTEINASLRTTQPATTQAINKLVKKELIELKEDKNDKRKKIIHLSEKGKQLVQKVTPIWNSIEHTIKEYTQIESSSLIEHLNILENKFNKKGFSEAIIEHIHMNTIVNPVEIITYEDNYASYFYDLNIEWLKTFFYVEPYDEEVLSNPDKYIINKGGHIFFAKLNDEIVGTVALMPMKENNVFELTKMAVSPNHRGHKIGQKLMQNCIDFAKEHNFDKLVLYSNTKLENAIYIYRKYGFIEIPVETDSPYVRSDIKMELKLK; encoded by the coding sequence ATGGACGCTTTACAAGGTATTGGAGAAATAGGAATGGGATCTCGATTAAAAAGAGTGAGTGAATATATGATGAGAGAAACTCAAATTGTATATGACACTTTTCAAATCGATTTTGACCCGTACCTCTTCCCTACTTTTAAAATCATTAAAAATAAGGACGGTGTAACCAATACAGAAATCAATGCCAGCTTAAGAACCACGCAACCTGCTACAACACAAGCCATTAATAAATTGGTTAAGAAAGAGCTTATTGAATTAAAAGAAGACAAAAACGATAAACGTAAAAAAATCATTCACCTTTCGGAAAAAGGTAAACAACTGGTTCAAAAAGTAACTCCTATTTGGAACAGTATTGAACACACTATTAAAGAATACACTCAAATTGAATCTAGTTCTTTAATTGAACATTTGAATATTTTAGAAAATAAATTTAACAAAAAAGGCTTCAGCGAAGCTATTATAGAACACATCCATATGAATACCATAGTAAACCCAGTAGAAATCATTACTTATGAAGATAACTACGCTTCGTATTTTTATGATTTAAATATAGAATGGTTAAAAACATTCTTTTATGTTGAACCTTATGACGAAGAAGTATTAAGCAATCCAGATAAGTACATTATCAACAAAGGAGGCCATATCTTTTTTGCTAAACTAAATGATGAAATTGTAGGTACTGTTGCTTTAATGCCTATGAAAGAAAACAATGTCTTTGAATTGACTAAAATGGCGGTTTCACCCAATCATCGTGGACATAAAATTGGACAAAAACTCATGCAAAACTGTATTGATTTTGCGAAAGAGCACAATTTTGACAAGTTGGTCTTATATTCTAACACCAAACTAGAAAATGCCATTTATATTTATAGAAAATACGGTTTTATAGAAATACCTGTTGAAACGGATTCTCCTTATGTAAGAAGTGACATCAAAATGGAATTAAAACTTAAATAA
- a CDS encoding DoxX family protein — translation MKKNKIIFYVSTGLLTLMMLMSAGMYFFNNAEIAKMFEAFGYPTYIIYPYGIAKVLGLVALWFFRGKFLNEWAYAGFFFAFILAFFAHFMIGDGEQTGALIAMVLLITSYIFSKKIDG, via the coding sequence ATGAAAAAAAACAAAATTATCTTTTACGTATCTACAGGACTATTAACATTAATGATGTTGATGTCGGCAGGAATGTACTTTTTTAACAATGCGGAAATCGCTAAGATGTTTGAGGCATTCGGATATCCAACTTACATTATTTACCCTTATGGTATAGCCAAAGTTTTAGGATTAGTAGCACTGTGGTTTTTTAGAGGTAAGTTTTTAAACGAATGGGCATATGCTGGATTTTTCTTTGCATTCATTTTAGCATTCTTTGCGCACTTTATGATTGGAGATGGAGAACAAACAGGAGCGTTAATTGCCATGGTACTTTTAATTACATCGTACATTTTTAGCAAAAAAATAGATGGCTAA
- a CDS encoding OsmC family protein: MAKQQESIVKLTTKNYLAEAKMRQHFVVIDEPVKAGGDDNAPTPVEYLLTAIGGCVSITLRMYAERKGWDLGEITVNVRQKEELTSEGIKKSLIEEISFEKEVTPEQREKLLEIAGKCPVAKMVKGETPITSNIV, from the coding sequence ATGGCTAAACAACAAGAATCAATAGTAAAGTTAACGACGAAGAACTATTTAGCAGAGGCGAAGATGCGACAGCATTTTGTTGTGATAGACGAGCCTGTAAAAGCTGGTGGAGATGATAATGCACCAACTCCTGTTGAATATTTATTAACTGCAATAGGCGGATGTGTATCTATAACATTGCGTATGTATGCAGAGCGTAAAGGATGGGATTTAGGTGAAATTACCGTAAACGTTCGTCAGAAAGAAGAGTTAACTTCAGAAGGAATAAAGAAATCTCTAATTGAAGAGATTTCTTTTGAGAAGGAAGTAACTCCTGAACAAAGAGAAAAATTATTAGAAATCGCAGGAAAATGTCCTGTAGCAAAAATGGTAAAAGGGGAAACTCCTATTACAAGTAACATCGTATAA
- a CDS encoding NADPH-dependent FMN reductase: MKKIAAFAGSTSSTSINKQLATYAATQLGNTSFDVLDLNDYKVSIYSEDEERAHEYPTGAELFNEALDQYDGFIVSLAEHNGSYAAAFKNLFDWASRKNREVFRNKPVLVMATSPGGRGGANVLGAATGTFPHMGANVIGSFSLPGFYDNFKEGEIVIEDKKNELKEAVATFEQAL, from the coding sequence ATGAAAAAAATAGCAGCATTTGCAGGTAGCACAAGTTCAACATCTATCAATAAACAATTAGCTACATATGCAGCAACACAATTAGGAAATACGTCATTTGATGTATTAGATTTAAACGACTATAAAGTATCTATTTATAGTGAAGATGAAGAAAGAGCACACGAATATCCAACAGGCGCAGAATTATTTAATGAGGCTTTAGATCAATATGATGGATTTATAGTGTCTTTAGCAGAGCATAATGGATCTTATGCAGCAGCATTTAAAAATTTATTTGATTGGGCGTCACGCAAAAACAGAGAAGTATTTAGAAACAAACCAGTACTGGTAATGGCAACTTCTCCAGGAGGTCGAGGAGGAGCAAATGTATTAGGAGCAGCAACGGGTACTTTTCCTCATATGGGAGCAAATGTAATAGGAAGTTTTTCTCTTCCAGGATTTTATGATAACTTTAAAGAAGGAGAAATTGTAATTGAAGATAAAAAGAATGAGTTAAAAGAAGCAGTGGCAACTTTTGAACAAGCTTTGTAA
- a CDS encoding (4Fe-4S)-binding protein: MAENREITKEYSNADLTVYWKPNTCIHAKKCWKGLLQVFNPQNRPWVNMEGATTKRIIKQIDECPSGALSYKMKHEVVEGTQQETEVKCMENGPLMVMGDVHITNSDGSTEKRNKVTAFCRCGASTNKPFCDGKHNDVNFVG, encoded by the coding sequence ATGGCTGAGAACAGAGAAATTACAAAAGAGTATAGTAATGCAGACTTAACGGTTTATTGGAAACCGAATACCTGTATTCATGCTAAAAAATGTTGGAAAGGCTTATTGCAAGTTTTTAATCCACAAAACAGACCATGGGTAAATATGGAAGGAGCCACCACCAAACGCATTATAAAGCAAATTGATGAGTGCCCTTCTGGAGCTTTATCCTATAAAATGAAGCATGAAGTTGTAGAGGGAACTCAGCAAGAAACAGAAGTAAAATGTATGGAAAATGGCCCGCTAATGGTGATGGGTGATGTTCATATTACCAACTCTGATGGTTCTACAGAAAAGAGAAACAAGGTCACTGCATTTTGTAGATGTGGAGCTTCTACAAACAAACCATTTTGTGATGGTAAACATAACGATGTAAACTTTGTGGGTTAA
- a CDS encoding GNAT family N-acetyltransferase: MEVLQEDNGKKGEFYVEVNGNRDALMTYTWAGEDKIIIDHTEVGDSLRGQGVGYKLVEASVNFMRAKGIKAIPLCPFAKAVFDKKAAYKDVLA, from the coding sequence ATGGAAGTGTTACAAGAAGATAACGGGAAAAAAGGTGAGTTTTACGTAGAGGTAAATGGTAATAGAGATGCGTTAATGACCTATACTTGGGCTGGAGAAGATAAAATTATTATAGATCATACAGAAGTAGGAGATAGTCTTCGAGGACAAGGAGTAGGATATAAGCTGGTAGAAGCTTCGGTTAACTTTATGAGAGCAAAAGGAATCAAAGCCATTCCATTATGCCCATTTGCCAAAGCAGTATTCGATAAAAAGGCTGCTTATAAAGATGTATTGGCTTAG
- a CDS encoding glutaredoxin family protein, which yields MKITLYGRKGHAHTVAYKNFLRSAEVPFDYKDVSEDEAAIEHSKELYDGVVKYPTLFVNDEVYLTPTSDTFNKVMHDLKLRG from the coding sequence ATGAAGATTACATTGTACGGAAGAAAAGGACATGCACATACAGTTGCTTATAAGAACTTTTTAAGATCTGCAGAAGTACCTTTTGATTACAAAGATGTATCAGAAGATGAAGCAGCAATAGAGCATTCTAAAGAATTGTATGACGGTGTGGTAAAGTATCCAACATTGTTTGTAAATGATGAAGTGTATTTAACACCTACATCAGATACTTTTAACAAAGTAATGCACGATTTAAAATTAAGAGGATAA
- a CDS encoding MarR family winged helix-turn-helix transcriptional regulator — MGDISKDINSTFPNNRVKAFINIKYTANWISSRENDFFKPYGISPQQYNILRILRGANEPTKVQVIKDRMIERAPNATRLMDKLCDKKLIARIRCEHDRRVVFISITNQGLELLKTIDDNIDFDFIHNLTEEEATQLSNLLDKIR, encoded by the coding sequence ATGGGAGATATTTCAAAGGATATTAATTCAACGTTTCCAAATAATAGAGTGAAAGCTTTTATCAATATAAAATATACAGCAAATTGGATTAGTAGTAGGGAGAATGATTTTTTTAAACCCTATGGAATATCACCACAACAATACAATATTCTTAGAATTTTAAGAGGAGCTAACGAGCCAACAAAAGTTCAAGTTATTAAAGATAGAATGATTGAAAGAGCTCCGAACGCAACACGCTTAATGGATAAGTTGTGCGATAAAAAGTTGATAGCACGCATACGCTGTGAGCATGATAGAAGAGTGGTGTTTATTAGTATTACCAATCAAGGATTGGAATTATTAAAAACAATTGATGACAATATTGATTTTGATTTTATCCATAACCTTACAGAAGAAGAAGCAACACAATTAAGTAACTTATTAGATAAAATTAGATAA
- a CDS encoding pirin family protein: protein MQKLKTIQHKVGSPLVSMGPIRLRQPLPTEGVAMVDPFLLLHHYGPYAISPFNNPFDLGPHPHRGFEPITLLFKGEQFHRDSLGNEMLVKAGDVQWTTAGRGIIHAEGPSKEFVERGGELEGIQLWLNLPAEKKMMPANYQHVKKEDIPVIENEDKTIALNVIAGSQGDVTGHIKTQTEVNVFTVNTKDAGKMLVDLPMNHESLVYLLDGEVMVNDEVTLKKGATQMLTFHHDGTAIAITAKQESTLLVLSGKPIKEKVASWGPYVMNTQTEIMEALRDYQKGKMGYLY, encoded by the coding sequence ATGCAAAAACTAAAAACAATACAACATAAAGTAGGGAGCCCATTAGTAAGTATGGGACCAATAAGGTTAAGACAACCATTACCAACAGAAGGAGTAGCAATGGTAGATCCGTTTTTATTATTACATCATTACGGACCCTATGCGATAAGTCCGTTTAACAATCCTTTTGACTTAGGTCCACATCCACACCGAGGATTTGAACCGATTACTTTATTATTTAAAGGAGAGCAGTTTCATAGGGATTCATTAGGGAATGAAATGTTGGTAAAAGCAGGAGATGTGCAATGGACAACCGCAGGTAGAGGAATTATTCATGCAGAAGGACCATCGAAAGAATTTGTTGAAAGAGGAGGTGAGTTGGAAGGAATTCAATTATGGTTAAACCTTCCAGCAGAAAAGAAAATGATGCCAGCAAACTATCAACATGTGAAAAAGGAAGATATTCCAGTTATTGAAAATGAAGATAAAACGATCGCTTTAAATGTGATTGCTGGAAGTCAAGGTGATGTGACAGGGCATATTAAAACACAAACAGAAGTTAATGTGTTTACGGTAAATACAAAGGATGCTGGAAAGATGTTAGTTGATCTTCCAATGAATCATGAATCTTTGGTGTATTTATTAGATGGAGAAGTAATGGTTAATGATGAAGTAACCCTTAAAAAAGGGGCAACACAAATGCTAACTTTCCATCATGATGGTACAGCGATCGCAATAACAGCAAAACAAGAAAGTACGTTGTTAGTGTTATCTGGAAAACCTATCAAAGAAAAAGTTGCTTCTTGGGGACCTTATGTAATGAATACACAAACAGAAATTATGGAAGCATTACGTGATTACCAAAAAGGTAAGATGGGATATTTATACTAA
- a CDS encoding pirin family protein — MDRKNFLKKSILTGITAALVPGALNAANEKKKALKVLEEQIGFNHLPNKEIKTMKTVLHKANSRGHANHGWLESYHTFSFANYYNPERMHFGALRVFNDDYVQPKMGFGTHPHNNMEIISIPLVGALSHKDSMGNKKAITTGEVQAMSAGSGLTHSEFNDSSDERVNFFQLWIIPNEENVVPRYEQKHFKEDERKDQLQVLVSSVNSENSESLKIHQDAQISRITLTKGNTFDYITKSENHGVYIMNVEGSISIDEQQLENRDALGIWETSKVTLKAKETSDILLVEVPMK, encoded by the coding sequence ATGGATAGGAAAAACTTTTTAAAGAAATCGATTTTAACTGGTATAACGGCAGCATTAGTGCCTGGTGCATTAAATGCTGCCAATGAAAAGAAAAAAGCATTAAAAGTTTTAGAAGAACAAATAGGATTTAATCATTTACCTAATAAAGAAATTAAAACAATGAAAACCGTATTACATAAAGCAAATTCAAGAGGACATGCAAATCATGGTTGGTTAGAAAGTTATCATACTTTTAGTTTTGCTAATTATTACAATCCAGAACGAATGCATTTTGGGGCATTGAGAGTCTTTAATGATGATTATGTACAACCAAAAATGGGATTTGGAACACACCCACATAATAATATGGAAATTATCTCTATTCCTTTGGTTGGAGCTTTGTCTCATAAAGATAGCATGGGAAATAAGAAGGCAATTACCACAGGAGAAGTACAGGCAATGTCGGCTGGAAGTGGATTAACACATTCAGAATTTAATGATAGTTCAGATGAAAGGGTAAACTTTTTTCAGTTATGGATCATACCAAACGAAGAAAATGTGGTACCTAGATATGAGCAAAAACATTTTAAAGAAGACGAACGAAAAGATCAATTGCAAGTATTGGTAAGCTCTGTGAATTCTGAGAACAGTGAAAGTTTAAAAATTCATCAAGATGCACAAATATCTAGAATCACATTAACAAAAGGAAACACTTTCGACTATATCACGAAATCAGAAAATCATGGAGTGTATATTATGAATGTTGAAGGAAGTATAAGTATCGATGAGCAACAGCTTGAAAATAGAGATGCTTTAGGTATTTGGGAAACATCTAAAGTCACTCTAAAAGCAAAGGAAACTTCAGATATATTATTGGTAGAAGTACCAATGAAATAA